Proteins found in one Salvelinus fontinalis isolate EN_2023a unplaced genomic scaffold, ASM2944872v1 scaffold_0691, whole genome shotgun sequence genomic segment:
- the bicdl2 gene encoding BICD family-like cargo adapter 2: protein MFSRKDSLPSPSLEDSFFPLSSTSSHSLSLAHPSSSSSSCSTGKAGLKAELDAGLETDLILAAELGQALLERNEELAEALTQTDRHVEVLQQEKHVLQRRLEVCELSSQQREAELTSELSSLLAELDRHHSRGQGQKREENTQLTELANHNHRLVEELAEAVSTEHSLRVELRSLREEMEDSSLSKTLSSTLLDNTQAENRVLKERLGNMEEQLRLWQEDCDRLKGERERQRDRLTDLQTNLREREAQLEQEQSVVFELRTLSRSLERRVQRLEEDSSLDDTHTHTHPLSLLSEIQQTQATETLLAHSSILQDKDQEIDTLRETLFSREAELDSLREELQPFRSCQGKPSYSSLESEVCTVRAERDSLTQQLLNTIQHKVVLSQEVDAWQEDMRLLISQQVQQQAEEKEREKEREKESKKQGLQRTRSMRVRGERGKGGFFSSLFKGDE from the exons ATGTTCTCCAGAAAGGACAGCCTTCCCTCCCCCAGCTTGGAAGACtccttcttccccctctcctccacctcctcccattctctctcgctcgctcatccctcctcctcttcctcctcctgctccacGGGGAAGGCGGGGTTAAAGGCAGAGCTGGATGCGGGTCTAGAGACAGATCTGATCCTGGCTGCTGAGTTGGGCCAGGCTCTGTTGGAGAGGAATGAAGAGCTGGCCGAGgcactgacacagacagacagacatgtagag gtcctGCAGCAGGAGAAGCATGTTCTCCAGAGGAGGCTGGAGGTATGTGAGCTGTCGTCACAACAGAGAGAGGCGGAGCTAACCTCCGAACTCTCCTCCTTACTGGCCGAGCTGGACCGACATCACAGCCGGGGGCAGGGCCAGAAGCGTGAGGAGAACACACAGCTGACTGAGCTGGCCAATCACAACCACCGGCTGGTGGAAGAACTGGCAGAG gcGGTGTCAACAGAACACTCACTGCGTGTGGAACTCCGTTCACTTCGAGAAGAGATGGAAGACTCCTCCCTCAGCAAAACCCTTAGTTCTACACTACTAGACAACACACAGGCAgag aaCAGGGTGTTGAAGGAGAGGCTTGGTAATATGGAGGAGCAGTtgaggttgtggcaggaggactgTGATAGGctgaaaggagaaagggagagacagagagacagactgacagatctACAGAccaatctgagagagagagaagcccag ttggagCAGGAACAGAGTGTGGTGTTTGAGTTGCGGACACTGAGCCGTTCTCTAGAGCGGAGAGTCCAGAGGCTGGAAGAGGACAGCAGTTTGgacgacacacacactcacacacaccctctgtccCTGCTCAGTGAGATACAGCAGACTCAG GCTACAGAGACACTGTTGGCCCACTCTAGCATCTTACAAGACAAAGACCAGGAGATAGACACACTGAGAGAAACG CTGTTCTCCAGAGAGGCGGAGCTTGATTCTCTGAGGGAGGAGCTACAGCCATTCAGGAGCTGTCAAGGAAAACCCAGCTACAg ctcCCTGGAGAGCGAGGTGTGTACGGTGCGAGCGGAGAGAGACAGTCTGACCCAGCAGCTGCTGAACACCATTCAACACAAGGTGGTGCTGTCGCAGGAGGTCGACGCTTGGCAG gAGGACATGAGGCTGCTGATAAGTCAGCAGGTGCAGCAGCaggcagaggagaaagagagagaaaaggaacgagagaaagagagcaagaagcAGGGGCTGCAGAGAACCCGGTCCATGAgagtcagaggagagagagggaaaggaggattcttctcttctctctttaaaggggatgaatag